The stretch of DNA ACAACCAAGCCCCACAAGTGACCCTAGGGTCAAGGTCAAGCCCCACAAATGACCCCATGGGCAATGCCGAGCCCCATAACCAGCCCCCGCtgccatgggggggggggacagggcagctcctggggtCCAGGGGGGGCTCCcaaggggggggtcccaaggcGGGGGTCCCAAAGGGGGTGCAGAGACACAAGGAGGGCGCAGGGCGTTGGAAAACCGGAGCCTTTAATCCCTCGGCGGCCCGAGAGGGCTCAAAAAGTTCACAgaagaggctggggggggggccagctccgtgccccccccccccaccgtggcattttgggggggctgggaggggtccgagcagggccccccccctccccatagGGGGGCTATTGCAGCGATCCGACATTCACTTCTGGATGAGGGGGCCCCCGTATGAACACGGGGGGGGCCTCCCAGGACCCCCACCCACGGTAATGGGTTgtgggggttgtgggggggtCTAGCGCGCCCCCCCCTCGTAGTTGAGCACGTAGTAGTCGTGCACGTACATGAGCACGGCGATGGGCTGCCCGATGATCAGCGACATCCACACGGCCGCGTTGCCGTAATTCCCCCGCAGGAATTTGGACACGAACCAGGCCAAAGGGAtctgggagggggggaaaaaaatcagttcctcctcctcttcccaggATGGGGGGGCACAAGGTTTTCGGGGTGTCCCCCCCACCTCTCCAGGTCCCCCCTCTTACCTGCGCCGCCATCCCCAAAGCCCAAGAGGCGAAACATCTTCAGGGGGACTCAGCCAGGTATCttgggacagggacatgggggggtcACGtaataaaaaaggggggggtgaagacccccgggggggggtcccggggggggcaccgaCCTCGTGGAAGAAGGCGGAGGCGAGGAAGACGGCCGTCTGCGCCGTCCACTTGCTGACCCCCCGCTTCAGCATGGGCTTGTAGAaatgtctgggggggggggggatgaaaaaattggggtggggggggacaaaataaaagggggggggggggacgcggTACCTCttaaaccccccccaaaaaaaacctgaGGCACCACTTGTGCACGGGGATGTTCCTAGTTCTGCCAGAAGTAGGTCACCGATTCCGAGTTcctatggggggggggggcacaaattggggtttttttggggaaaaaggggatTTTGTGCCCCCCCCGTCAATCTCCCCAGCCCACGTCACAGTCCCGGTAAAATTCCCGGTCCCCAAATTGCAGCAGCTCGGCCACGGCATTGAGGCAGGAGTGGAAGAACCAATAGAAGAAAATGAGCCAGATGAGGTGgttggggacctgggggggggggggcacattttgggggggtcacaggggggtcctgccccccccctccaaaaatcattttgggggtgttttggggggtggggggtgcgGGGGACTCACGGCCAGCTTGAGGAGCCGCTCGATGATGCGGGAGTAATCCATGTCCTATGGGGGGGGCACAAAGCGCtgtcagccccagccccccccccaaaaaaaaaataaaatattgggggggcaaaaaaaagcCCCCCCTCACTCACCCGGAACGGCTTCATGGAGTTCTGGATCGTGGGCACCATCCACTGCAAGTAGAAGCTGCTGaatgcgccccccccccccaaaaaaaaacaccccaaaaaacaggcagagcccccccccccatttctggggggggggggcgcacagccaggacccccccccccgaaaaaaCGCCTGCTGGATCAGCCCCACCATCAGCTGGATGAAGAAGAGCTGCAAAGGGGACGGAGGGGGGGTGACCTCAGAGGGGGACACCCCCAGAGTGGGGGGGGCATTTTTTTtaagccccccctccccaatttaaagccccccccccccaaaatttacCATCGACAAGCGCCGCAGCAGGAAGCGCTTGCGGGatgcggggggagcgggggaaGTTGGGAGCCCAGCACAGGGTGGGGGCCAGCAGGAAGTAATAAGAGGTCTGGGGGGATGATAACCgtgaggggggggcaccgagacccccccccaaaaaaaaaattacaccccccccttttttttggggggtactTACTGCTGTAGGTGAGGTTATCGGGGTAGGCTACTCCTCTGCTCTTGCCCACGTCCCCGTTGGCTTTGgcggctcctgggggggggtgtaaggaaatgggggggggtgtgaggggtCTCGGCCAGCTCGGGGGGGTcccaacgcccccccccccaaaaaaaacacatacctGGGGGGGCGCCTTGGCCTCTCTGTGCACCACTTGTTGAGGTCCCTGAAGGAGAAGAGCTTGAGGAAGAGGACGGTGTAAATGGCCAGGGTGAGCACTGGCCCCCACATTGGGCAgagacacgggggggggggtcaggaggttttgggggggtctgagggtggggggggtccagaaccccccccccaaaaaaaatttggGGTCCTCACCGGGTGTGATGGAGGGGACGGCGAGCACCACGGCGGCGGGGAAGCAGAGGATGGCCAGCAGGTTGGCACCGTGCAGCGCGGCCCCCACCCGCTCCGACAGCGAGCcctgggggggttttggggaggaaaacGGGGTTTTTTCACCCCAAAAGGATGCCCCCCCCAATCCaccgagccccctccccacctaaAGAGCCCCCCCCTTCAACCCAAGGAGCCCCCCACCCTATTTCGCTCACCGCCGCCAGCCGCCTCTCCAAGGCGAGCGCCGCCAGGGCGAAGACGTTGGCcactggtttttttttgggggggggggggaggaagaagaggaagaggaggaggaagtcagCGAGGGGGGGGCACGCagcacggccccccccccgccccgaaACACCCACCGATGATGAGGCAGAGCGAGGGCCAGCTGTAGGGGTCTTTGAGGAACAGGGACACCTGGAACTGCAGTTTTATGCAGCATGTTTATAAACTGtgttggggaggggggacccTAAATATTTTCGgtgtccccccccaaaaaaaaaaaattgtggggtggggggggggcacaaccTCAGGGAGGGGGTCAGAGGTTGCCGTCGTCtgtccgtgtcccccccccccccccccacgcttAGTCTCGGATGAGGTTTTCCAGGAAGTCGCGTTGCTCAATACCTGCAAGAGCGAGGCGGGCGTTGCGCACGGGAgaggggggggaccccaaaaatccccccaaatctccccccaaaacccccccacaGCCTCAGGCCTGGCCCAAATCCTGCCCCCGGGGTTGCCCCAAAGTCGTGACCCCCCCCCTCGGGGTTCACATGGAGGGGGCGACGGGGAGccttcccccgccccccccccccccctccccccgggaGCCGCCCGTGCCACGCGGCCGCGCCTCTGGGCCAGGGTTCAGGCGGGTGGCGCGGGGAAGGGCCCAACTGGGGCACTGGGACCCAACTGGGGCACAGTTGGGGGGCACTGGAGGACACTTGGGACCccaactgggagcactggggaccccaactgggagcactggggggcactggaggACACTTGGGACCccaactgggagcactggggacccaactgggagcactggggggcactggggacccaactgggagcactggggggcactgggacccAACTGCACTGGGGGCACTAGGGACCCAACTGGAGCACTGGGGGACACT from Anas platyrhynchos isolate ZD024472 breed Pekin duck chromosome 2, IASCAAS_PekinDuck_T2T, whole genome shotgun sequence encodes:
- the DGAT1 gene encoding LOW QUALITY PROTEIN: diacylglycerol O-acyltransferase 1 (The sequence of the model RefSeq protein was modified relative to this genomic sequence to represent the inferred CDS: deleted 1 base in 1 codon); this translates as MTHGDFVHQLQESLLSSASGYSNYRGVLNWCVVMLVLSNATSWKTSSETKRGGGGGGHGQTTATSDPLPEFQVSLFLKDPYSWPSLCLIIVANVFALAALALERRLAAGSLSERVGAALHGANLLAILCFPAAVVLAVPSITPALLLQGPQQVVHREAKAPPQGGLKKNAPPTLGVSPSEVTPPPSPLQLFFIQLMVGLIQQWMVPTIQNSMKPFRDMDYSRIIERLLKLAVPNHLIWLIFFYWFFHSCLNAVAELLQFGDREFYRDWNSESVTYFWQNRNIPVHKWCLRHFYKPMLKRGVSKWTAQTAVFLASAFFHEIPLAWFVSKFLRGNYGNAAVWMSLIIGQPIAVLMYVHDYYVLNYEGGAR